A window of Triticum urartu cultivar G1812 unplaced genomic scaffold, Tu2.1 TuUngrouped_contig_4336, whole genome shotgun sequence genomic DNA:
GTTACACGAGGTGGAGTACTGTGGGAGGGTGAAGGAGCTGGCGAAAGGGGATCGGCCGGTGCGATTCTTGACGCTTTTTTGGACTTCGAGCGATTGGAGGAGCTGCTCCAGCTCCTTCACGTAGTTGATTGCCCCTCCAACTATGGATGCTTGGTCGCCCTACCAAAATGTAAAAGAACATTGTCAAAAAAATATACAGTTAATTTCTTAATGATCAGCCACTCATTTATTTGAATCATACGATTGAACCAGTGATGTGTTTTTTTTGGCCAACCAGGCGAACCCCTTTTCATGCATTAACCCCTTTGGGTTTTTTTCTTGCGAATTATTAACCCCTTTGGTTAATTGCTCAATGGAAATGACCGGTTCTTACAGATAGCAAACAAAAGGGGAACCGGAAGAAATATGCTGAGTTGGAGCATTAGCATGAAACCCGCTGAGAGTGCTCGCCCTAAAACGCTCCTACATGACAAAAATCTACTAACACAATAGGAGCTCGAGAGATGCTAAAATCAATTAAATCATACATATACAACTAATAATGTCTTAATGATTACTCACTCATCTGATACGATTGAACTTGCATTTTTTCCCAAAGGGGCGAATCGCCTTTTCATTCATTAGTTGCTCAATCGAAATAACATGTTTTTGCGGATATCCAAAGGGGAATGGAAAGAGATGTGCGAGTTGGAGCATTAGCAGAACAATCGCCGCGATTGCGAGTGTTGACCGGTTCTTACAACAAAAGGGGAATGTGAAGAgggttgtgagtttgaacataaGGCAGATACTCGTTGAGAGCGTTGACCGGTTCTTATAGCAAAAGGGGAATGGAAAGATCTTTGCGAGTTGGAAAATCATCAGAAAGCTTGTTATGAGTGCCCGATGTCGAAACACTCTACGGTGCAAAAACCTACTAATAGTGACACTATAGACACTTGAGAGATTCTAAAATCGAGTAAAGCTTATGATGCTTAGTAAATATAAAATCGATTAGAGCTTATGatgctttttttttcttttgaaaagAAGGTTGAAACCCCACATCTGCATCATTGTGATGCACACAACCAATTCTTATGAATTATTAAGAGCTTATGATGCTTAGTAAAGATAAAATCGAGTAGAGCAAATAAGCAGGCAGATAAAATCGAGTAAAGCTTATGATGCTTAGTAAATAGTAGTACCCTTTGAGCGTAGGATTGTGGCATGAGTGAGCGGAGCGCAGCGAGGTACTCGTTCATCTGGCGGCGGCGGTTGCGCTCGACCGCAATGTGGGTCCTCCGCTggctctccacctcctccttgttcTTGACGATCTTGGTGCGCCTCCGCTTCCTCCTCCCCGTCGCCGCCGCTGCCATGGCCGGCTCCGGCGCCGCCGCCTTGCCCTCGGAGGACGCCTCAGACTGGTCCCAGCTGGAGACCGGCTCCCACTGATCCTCCGCATTGGGCGCCACGGGGGCGGCCAAAAGCTGCTGATCCCAGCAGTCTTCCAGGAACCCGCCGGCGCCTACCATGTCGCACCAGGGCCCGAGCCCCGGAGCCTGGCCGTAGCCGAAGTGGCCTTGCGCGAACACCACGGCCTCCAGCGCCATGCGCGCGCCGGCAAGCGGCAAAAGGTTCACGGCCTGTGAGTGTGAGGGAGACGGCCGGAGATCGACAAGACAAGCTAGTAGACAGGTGGCACACACAGTACGCGGCGGCAGCGACACAGGTACTGATCGGCGTGTGAGGTGGGAGGGAGGGTGGCGAGCGGCGCCCGCGTTTTATAGGGAGCGCGCGGACGGAGGGAGGGATCGGAGGGGACCATCACCATGCGCGCGCGAGGGCGTTGGTGGCGCGCTGTGCTGCCACTTCGGGGAAGGAATCAACGGGGAGGCGTCCGACCCAACGGTTTAGGCAACAGAATCGGGCAAGGCCAACAAGCGAGAGAGAAGGGAAGGGATCGAGACGAGGAAAAATATACTGAAAACTTGGGCCAATGGCAAACAAAGGGCAGAGGGTTGCAAATCCACAGGTCCCGGCGGGGTGTATTTGCAAACTGGGCTGTACGGCTACGGGTTTTTTTCAGGTGCAGGGGGGCGGTCAAATTATGCGAGAGTGCGTGGACCGAGAGATTCTCTATGCATCTGCTGCATGCACGGTGGCCCGCCCGCCCGGGTAACATGCAGCGCCAGCTTTGCGCACGCACCTAGCACTAGCGCTAGTACACACCTTGTCCAGCTTGCTGTCGAGATTTTACGGTGAGCCACCCACCCAAACTAACCTAACCTAGCTCAAAGCCTCACCATACGTCTACAGCTTCACTGCAGCGCCAACTCCTACGTAGGAGCACTGGCTAGACGGCTAGAGCAGCCATATGAAGGTTCGGACTAGCcagctgcatgcatgcatgcatgtgctGTGATTTCACCGTTCATGCATCGACCTCCTTCTCCTTGGCCACTTGTACAATTCAACTAGGCGCCGCGCCTCATGTGACATCTCACTACAAAGGTTATATGGCGCATCTGTCTTTCGGTAGCCTGTAGCCTGTAGGCAATGTTTTTGCCTGCTCTGCTAGCTTCTTGTGTGCTTGCAGATTAATTAAACAAGCCCAACTCTAGAATTACCCCTAAGTACTACAAGCATTCACCCTCTGAAAATAGTACAAACATTAACCTAGTATTATGTATTTTAGGTTGTGGAGCAAAGTGGATGGAGGTCGGCAATGGCCCGGGAGATGTGTGTTGTTGTGTCGCACGGGTTTTGGCTGACACCGTGTGGTCGGCAGGATCACGATGCCATTGGGTGGCGACAAGTTGGATCCATGTCGTCGTTGAGGGGCCATTCTAGGGCTACTCCTTCCGTAGTAGGAACGGTCTCGTTCTCCTTGTAGTGATGGCGGCTAAATGGTTGTggttccaaccaaaaccgctggTTTATGGACATTAGGTGGCGCGTTTGTGGGCTGTGGCCTACGATCTTGATGTCGGTGTGTGCATGCTAGCTAGGTGGGCGAGTTTGTTTGTTTCAGTCCAGTTTTCCTTATTAGTTAACTAGGGAGCGTTTTTGACCATTACTCTTTGTCTTGGCAATCGACCTTCTCACCCACACACTTGAGCTTGCCATGGGACAGGGCCTCCTTCACCATCTTTGGGGTTGCACACCTACCATGATGACCATCTTGTATGTTGGCGATGTTACTGTCTTCGTGGCCCTAGTTCTTCGTGGCCCTAGTTAAAGATGATACACATAACCTTGCATTCATTGTTTAGAGCTTTGGTCTGGTTACAAGTCATGTAACAAATTGCTTAAGAGTATGGTGGTGCCAATCAAATGACATGGCTTTAACCTCGATGACATTCTGTGAGACTTCCTGGCCGTTAGGTCATGCTTTCCTTTGGGCTACATAGGCTTCCCGCTCTCCCTGGCTCACTTGTGGCATCATGAATTTCAACCCCTATGGGAGAAAGTTGTTGGCAAAGAGAAGGTGAGGAATGACAAGATATTTAGTACCTCACGCCCCTCGGCGTCCCTGTGGAAGTACTGAATTATATTGACAAGCTTCGGCGTGCCTACCTTTGTGCATCTTGCGAGTTGCGACAAAGTTCCAGTTGGCAAGTGCAAAGTTAAATGTGACATTGTCTATCACCCAAAAGAGTTTGGTGGCCTAATTGTCCTCAACCTAGGAAACTACGAGCGCCCCTAGGTATTGGCCGACTATGGATGGAATGGATTGAGGCCTCTAGGATGCGGATCGGTTTGGATAACCACTTCAATGAGAGAAGTAGATATCTTTTTGCGCCTGCAACTTCAGTGATCCATGGTATGGAAGCTATGGGTCCATCTAAGTATATTTTTGTGTGGTTAGCGATTCAAGATCCTCTTTCGACAACGAATAGGCCCCAAGCCGCGGTTGGAAAAACTATGTCTCCTTCCAACTTTGCAAGCGAGAGCAAGAAACCATGTCATGACTGCTTTCATGTCTAGATACACCACAAGAATTGGAGTGTGGCGGTAAGTTGGCTAAGCTTACTTGACATCCACCCAGAGCTATGGTCCAACGCCCCTACTATAGAAGGGTGAGTGAACTTTATGAGTTGCCGAAGCTTCTCTCATGCTTATCATGGCTTGTTTGGAACGTAGGTATTCTACCACGTCGAGATCCCTCCTCTGATCAAATATCAAATATGAAGCAAAAAAAATAGCAGACTGCGGGAGCAAAACATTTGAGTAGCCTCATGTGGGAAGAGTATTGTTCTTGTTTTACCGTTCTACCTTTTTTGCTTTTATTTCGGCTTTGCCCCGTCGGATTATGTGTACAATCTAACCCCTTAATTAGTTTTTTGAACAATCATCGGTAGGGGAGAGCATCCCCACCTGAATATATCAATATATTACTCAAAAAGAGTCACAAAATTACAATATCATGTCGTAACACGAGGAGAGGTATAACCTCCAAGACTTGGTCGCTTCCTTATCAGACAACTCAGAGAATCTAAAATCCAAAGGGAGAAGTCATGAACAGTTTTCCTCACAAAGTATGCGATTTGCCGCGGAAAGCACATGCGTTTCTGGAGTCCCAAAGTTTCCATAGAATAGTTAGCAGCACTGAGCTCCAACCAGAGGGGTCAGGGACATCACGCGTTTGCGAGGCCATGGAAGATCCAACAAAGAAGAGCGTTGGATGTCCAGGTCATCGCGCCAGACCTGAACGATAGCGAGGAAGGGGAGTGCGATGTGAGCAACATCATCTACCAGGAGATCACACCTAGGGCAGGTTGCCGAGTTGGTGATGGTTTTGCGGAACAGTTTGGCCTTGGAGTTGAGTCGATCTTGGAAGAGGAGCCATGTGAAGATGGCGTCCCCCCGCATCCGTGTCCGCAGACTCGTCCCCTGTCCGTGGAGAATGCGAGAGGATTTTTGTGGGttgccgttggagatgccctaacctCCAAGACTTGGTGGCTTCCTTAACAGACAACCCAGAGAATCTAAAACCCAAAGAAAGAAGTCATGAATAATGTTCCTAATAGTAAAACGTGAAGTCTGAGATTCGCCATGGAAAGCACATGCATTTCTGGAGTCCCAAAATTTCCATAGAATAGTTAGCAACGCCAAGCTCCAAACTAAGGGGTCAAGGCCATCCTGTGTTTGGGAGGCCCATAGAAGATCCAACAAAGAACAGGGTCGGATGTCGAGGTCATCGCGCCAGACCTGAATTGTCGCAGGACAAGGGAGTGCGATGTGAGCAGTATCTTCTACCAGGGCATCACACCTAGGGCGGGTTGCCAAGTTGGTGATGGTCTTGCGGAACAGTTTGGTCTTGGCATTGAGTCTAATCTTGGAGGAGGAACCATGAGAAGATCTTCACCTTGATAGGCACCCATGGGGACCAAATGGAGGAAGCATTGCGGTCGATTTCGCCTTGAATAGCAATGGTGTTGTAGGCATTGCTTGAGGAAAAGGCAGCCCATGTGTGAGGAAGCGCTCATCGTTGGAGCTTTTTCCTCATTCTTCATTTTTTATCTACTGAAAAAGAAGAGATATTGTTGGTTGCtcgggaaaagaaaagaaatgtATATATGCTCCTTGAGAGGAACGAGGCTGTGTGCAATAGAGCATTGTGCATAGTAGTTTAATTTTTGGTTAGAAAAGATTGACAAGTATTTTTTGCGTCATAGAACCCTCATCGTACTAATGCACAATCGATCTACATTAGATTTCCAATCTAATGATTTGATTGAATCCCGTTTTGTGTTGCGCAAGTCATGTAACCTTCAATTCACTGCCACGCTTGACTCTGGCGTTGTTAGATGACGGAACTCCATAAATATAATTTCTCAAAATAAAAACACCATAAATATATTAATATTTTGTCGCAAATAAATACAACAGTACCAGATTATAGGGTCCTGAAACCAGCATTACTGGCAACTCGACTTTAATTATTGTATCAATGACACGGTGGCGACATTGATATAGTGAAGAAAGATGTTAGCCACACACAATTGTGCCGTATCATATGTACGCAACATGAACAAAAACAGCCGTGTCAGCAACAGGAGAGGGAAAGCGAAAGATGCATGCATCTCTAGACACTGACCAATTCAGGTTGTCATTTTCATGCTATTCCTTATTTGGGCCTGCCGAAATGTAGTATTGTTCGTTcacattttcttcttcttcaacgtTTCACTTCATTTAATCAGCCCTATTTTTTGTACTACATAGATGGCTCTAGTAAATGAAGTTGCCGCTTCATCCAATCACCTCTTTGAAATGCCATGCATTCTTTTCTGGAAACACTACTCTTGGACGAATAAATTGCACTTTTTGGGTACGTGGCAGGGCCAAACTAAAGTTTACAGACACTCCTGTACCGAAAATATAAAGTAATAACAACGTGGTACTTGTTTCAGAAACATGCATGCATTGTCTGAAGACAGCACATAGCAACCATTGGAATCTCTCCCAAGAATTTTGCAAGCAAGCTGACAAGCTACATTAAAAAATTATAACCAGTCTAGGAGCGACAACTCGAGACTACTGTTTGTCACACATGGTGGGGGAATAAGAACAAACGCTTCTTGCAATTTTGTAAACTACATGCTGTCGGGGTCGGGTACACGTTAGATCAAGCTCAATTAGGGAACCTGAAACCGCTCCCAAGAAAAGTTTCCCGCAAGCCAGTGAAACCAGCGGCAGAACACAGGATTGGGCAAGTGCGCCTTGTTTTATTCTTCAGGTGTTGCACAGGAGGATTACAAGTGTACGTTCTCTATTAGTTTGTCTGCAATCACACGCCTGGACTCTAGCGACGCCGGGATTAATCAAGTACTCTACTACTCCTACGATTGGTCGCATCCTTTTGTAGATGTAAGATGTCGCAAATGATGCAAGAAATACTAATTATGGAGGGCGTTTGCTTTTGGGCAATGGACACTTTATCAGTGTATCAAGATACATAATGCACTATTAGAGGTTTCCTTCAACCATGGATGCGAGTGTAGCTAGCCATCGGATCGGACCTCCTCCATCTTAGGTTGTTTCTTGATTTTTACTACGGTATTTCTGTAAGAGGTTTATTTTTATCAATGTTTATACGTATTGGCTGTGTGCATCTTTTTATGCAAAGGCTGGACGATCGCTTGTTGCGGCTGTATAGGTCGATATAACAATTGGATGAAAATGTTCTTTATCGATAAAAGTACCATGTATTTGTTGTATATGGAGTATGGAGTATGTGCTGTGGTGTCCTCTTGAGATTCTTAACGCCAGGCTCTGATGTGTTTTCCATGAGAATCTGCACAGATCAAGACTGAAATGGTATTTTATGTCAACATACACATTAACAAAACCGATCCGTACGATAATCAGGAAGTAAATCATTTCTGGAATTTCGCTTTGCTTTTTATCTTTTTGATATCGACAGATTCATTATCGTTCAAACTTATTTCTTCCCCATTTTCCAAGCTGGAAATTTCGAAGCCCCCAAACCCTAGTTGGCCTGGTTACTGGTAATTGGCTTGCACGCACACGCAGGTTCATTGGATTTCCAGCCTAGGACTCAACCGTTAATCAGTGCTGAAAATTTCTCATAGTTTTGCTCGGACAACATTGAAAGCTGTCACGTGTACACATGCATGCTATAACCCCATCTTGTCAGCAAAATGTACAAGGTGTTCACTTCTTCGAAAACTCAGCCTAGTCTATAGTACCTTATTTCTCCTTCACGTAGATGTGCGTGTACCACCACCAATATGGGCTACTTGGCTAGACAAGCGGCGAGAAGACAACCATACACATCAGTATTTTCATCTACAAAGAAACAAATAGATCGTACGGCCTCTAACAATGTAGGTGCACTTCTATATTTCCATCCTTAACGTGATTCTCGGCGATCTTTGTCCATTCTGCTCAGGCCTTAATTAGTCTGTACCAAACCATGAGAGAACCTTCACCATTTCATGCCAAACTATACCAGAAGCACAACAAAAGTACAACATGCTGCTGATGTGGCGCCATCTGACCATTTCATGGCGAAAACCGGAGACCTACGCCGCATAACCGGAGGCGGTATGCCGTGTGCAGACAAGATAGTTAATCAGCAAAAATCCTGGAGAGATCTCTTGTGGGGGATAAATTTGATTTAATGGAGTTTTTTTGCGACTGCGAGTGTGAAATGCAAAATTTGGAAGCATTGCTAACCTCCTGCCGTCTCCGGTCAATTTCTGGCCTATTGCTGGCCTTAAACAAATGGATCTGGTGTTCTTCGTTTGGGTCAGTCCCTTGCTGGCTAGTATATTGGAGGCTTTTGATTTACCTCAAGTTTATAGCAACTTGTATGAAGAAAATGTTTGCCGTACAGGCTAGATTCTTCCTATAGCCTTCATCAGGATTAAAGAATACCCTAGCTGGTATATAATTATGCCAACTCCCGAGATTGACATGATTCTTGCAAAACTAT
This region includes:
- the LOC125527678 gene encoding transcription factor bHLH96-like, with amino-acid sequence MALEAVVFAQGHFGYGQAPGLGPWCDMVGAGGFLEDCWDQQLLAAPVAPNAEDQWEPVSSWDQSEASSEGKAAAPEPAMAAAATGRRKRRRTKIVKNKEEVESQRRTHIAVERNRRRQMNEYLAALRSLMPQSYAQRGDQASIVGGAINYVKELEQLLQSLEVQKSVKNRTGRSPFASSFTLPQYSTS